From a region of the Burkholderia sp. PAMC 26561 genome:
- a CDS encoding TetR/AcrR family transcriptional regulator — MSRTPKSVDADVSPCPIRSIFSRKKGRPSNAMAGDVEERILDAATAMFLQHGFGGASLERIAEAAGAGKATLYSRYSGKEALFSEVVKRNCERSLQLVYDAPQSAELPQRLVAVTQTLVTRLLSDEVIALIRMVVADAPRFPSLAKLTSDAGRSRAVEAVATMIAEHSGRSLDARTQAANKRHAHALATQLLDAIVSPMLMRGLMGEDLDEIRGDIRSHVKQTVALFVAADALHAFL, encoded by the coding sequence GTGAGCCGCACCCCGAAAAGTGTTGATGCAGATGTCTCGCCCTGCCCGATCAGGTCGATCTTCTCGCGCAAGAAAGGCCGTCCGTCGAACGCAATGGCGGGTGACGTCGAAGAGCGGATCCTCGATGCCGCCACGGCCATGTTCCTTCAGCACGGGTTCGGCGGGGCATCGCTTGAACGTATCGCCGAGGCGGCGGGCGCGGGCAAGGCGACGCTCTACAGCCGCTATAGCGGCAAGGAAGCGCTGTTTTCGGAAGTGGTCAAGCGCAACTGCGAACGCAGTCTGCAACTCGTGTATGACGCGCCGCAATCGGCGGAACTCCCGCAACGGCTCGTTGCCGTGACGCAGACGCTCGTCACGCGCTTGCTAAGCGACGAAGTGATCGCGCTCATACGGATGGTGGTGGCGGATGCGCCGCGGTTTCCATCGCTGGCGAAACTCACGAGCGACGCCGGCAGGTCGCGCGCAGTCGAAGCGGTGGCGACCATGATCGCCGAACACTCGGGACGCTCCCTCGACGCCCGCACACAGGCCGCGAACAAACGGCACGCGCACGCGCTGGCAACCCAACTCCTGGATGCAATCGTCTCCCCGATGCTCATGCGAGGCTTGATGGGCGAAGACCTCGATGAAATCCGCGGAGATATCCGCTCGCATGTGAAGCAGACGGTCGCGCTTTTCGTGGCGGCCGACGCGCTGCACGCTTTTCTGTAA
- a CDS encoding HlyD family secretion protein, with protein sequence MAGSESENSTPSGGEKPEGDDAQTKGQEQETSKPMSPGRKRLNAVIGGVVLLVCVVAGVAYWLHSRHYESTDDAFIDSNQSQIASQVSGRVIELLVADNQHVEKNQPLLRIDRRDFEVKLEQAEAQEANAVAQVAQARADLLYQTASLAQQISQVRVAQADLTQAQQDLTRFTGTDPAAITRQQLEQSQATTKSALAKLDSAKQAVQAGEAQVASQKTKIDAALASVRQNHADVDNARLQLSYTEVLAPQAGKVTRRTVNLGNYVTPGQALVAVVPDEMWVTANFKETQLVHMNVGQAVDVTVDAYPDTVLHAHVESLQRGTGSVFSSLPAENATGNYVKVVQRLPVKIVFDGDDWRHLPLAPGLSVSPRVTVR encoded by the coding sequence ATGGCCGGAAGTGAAAGCGAAAACAGTACGCCCTCCGGCGGCGAAAAGCCCGAAGGCGACGACGCGCAAACAAAGGGGCAGGAACAGGAAACATCCAAGCCGATGAGCCCGGGGCGCAAGCGCCTGAACGCGGTGATCGGTGGCGTGGTGCTGCTGGTTTGCGTGGTTGCGGGCGTGGCGTACTGGCTGCACAGCCGGCATTATGAAAGCACTGACGACGCTTTCATTGACAGCAATCAGAGCCAGATTGCGTCGCAGGTGAGCGGGCGGGTCATCGAACTGCTTGTAGCCGATAACCAGCATGTCGAGAAGAATCAGCCGCTCTTGCGCATTGACCGGCGCGACTTTGAAGTGAAGCTCGAACAAGCCGAAGCCCAGGAAGCCAATGCCGTGGCGCAAGTCGCGCAGGCGCGTGCCGACCTGCTTTACCAGACGGCGAGCCTGGCGCAACAGATCTCGCAAGTGCGCGTGGCGCAAGCCGACCTGACGCAGGCGCAGCAGGACCTGACCCGCTTCACGGGAACGGACCCCGCCGCCATCACGCGCCAGCAACTCGAACAAAGCCAGGCGACGACCAAGAGCGCGCTTGCCAAGCTCGACAGCGCCAAACAGGCGGTCCAGGCGGGCGAGGCGCAGGTTGCATCGCAGAAAACGAAGATCGATGCCGCGCTGGCGTCGGTGCGGCAGAATCATGCCGATGTTGACAACGCCAGGCTGCAACTGAGCTACACGGAAGTGCTCGCGCCGCAAGCCGGGAAGGTGACGCGCCGCACCGTGAACCTCGGCAACTACGTCACGCCCGGTCAGGCGCTGGTCGCGGTCGTGCCCGACGAGATGTGGGTCACCGCCAACTTCAAGGAGACGCAGCTCGTTCACATGAACGTGGGGCAAGCGGTCGATGTCACCGTCGATGCTTATCCGGACACTGTCCTTCACGCGCACGTGGAAAGCCTCCAGCGCGGGACGGGTTCGGTGTTCAGCAGCCTGCCCGCGGAAAACGCGACGGGTAATTACGTGAAGGTCGTGCAGCGCCTGCCTGTGAAGATCGTCTTCGATGGCGACGACTGGCGTCATCTGCCGCTCGCGCCCGGCCTTTCGGTCAGCCCACGCGTGACGGTGCGATAA
- a CDS encoding DHA2 family efflux MFS transporter permease subunit, with protein sequence MATTHVALPRSAAGPFNPWLIAVIVSIATFMEVLDTTIANVALRHIAGGLGASLDQSTYITTSYLVSNAIVLPISGWLANVIGRKRFYMICVLLFTVSSVACGFATSLPMMIVFRVLQGLGGGGLAPVEQSIFADTFTPEKRAMAFALYGFTVVTAPAIGPMLGGWITENYSWHWVFLINLPVGMVSLVLTWMFVSDSKLVQQERRALLDKGLRIDYLGFFLVAVGFGCLQIVLDKFEREDGFSSNFICSFSAVACVALIALVIRELTVAQPIVNLRLFKSRAFAISCSVMFAFGFIINSTTQILPQFTQELLGYDATNAGLTLGLGGLVTLFFMPIAGVVTGRVFQPKWLVMMSLAGTGVALLHTAGLNLNIGFWDVSLSRLYQVIWLPFLFIPLSTVQFIGIPPKENNNASALINMMRNLGGSFGVSLVTTQLAWRDQFHHARLAEHITPYNGFVNSLGSIASRVEQQASVLSYLDVFITLGVISLVLCPICLLLPKLPKGAQVNAH encoded by the coding sequence ATGGCCACCACTCACGTAGCGTTGCCCCGGTCGGCGGCGGGGCCGTTCAACCCGTGGCTGATCGCGGTCATCGTGTCGATTGCGACCTTCATGGAAGTGCTCGACACCACCATCGCGAACGTGGCGCTCCGGCATATTGCCGGCGGCCTGGGCGCGAGTCTCGACCAGAGCACGTACATCACGACCAGCTATCTCGTGAGCAACGCGATCGTCTTGCCGATCAGCGGCTGGCTCGCAAACGTGATCGGCCGCAAGCGGTTCTACATGATCTGCGTGTTGCTGTTCACGGTCAGTTCGGTGGCGTGCGGATTCGCGACCTCGTTGCCGATGATGATCGTCTTTCGCGTGTTGCAAGGGCTTGGCGGCGGTGGACTGGCGCCTGTCGAGCAAAGCATTTTCGCTGACACGTTCACACCCGAAAAACGCGCGATGGCATTCGCGCTGTACGGCTTCACGGTCGTCACGGCGCCCGCCATCGGACCGATGCTCGGCGGCTGGATCACCGAGAACTACTCGTGGCACTGGGTGTTCCTGATCAACCTGCCGGTGGGGATGGTGTCGCTGGTGCTCACGTGGATGTTCGTGAGCGACAGCAAGCTCGTGCAGCAGGAGCGGCGTGCGCTGCTCGATAAAGGGCTGCGAATCGACTATCTCGGGTTCTTCCTGGTGGCGGTCGGTTTCGGCTGCCTGCAGATCGTGCTCGACAAGTTCGAACGCGAGGACGGGTTTTCATCGAACTTCATCTGTTCGTTTTCGGCGGTCGCGTGCGTTGCGCTGATCGCGCTGGTCATTCGCGAACTGACCGTGGCCCAGCCGATCGTGAACCTGCGGCTTTTCAAATCGCGGGCGTTTGCCATCAGTTGCAGCGTGATGTTCGCGTTCGGCTTCATCATCAACAGCACGACGCAGATCCTCCCGCAATTCACGCAGGAACTGCTGGGTTACGACGCAACCAATGCCGGTTTGACGCTGGGTCTTGGGGGCCTCGTCACGCTGTTTTTCATGCCGATAGCCGGCGTGGTGACCGGGCGCGTGTTCCAGCCCAAATGGCTCGTCATGATGTCGCTCGCGGGCACCGGCGTCGCACTGCTTCATACCGCCGGGCTCAATCTGAACATCGGGTTCTGGGATGTATCGTTGTCGCGGCTTTATCAGGTCATCTGGCTGCCGTTCCTCTTCATTCCGCTTTCGACCGTGCAGTTCATCGGCATTCCGCCGAAAGAAAACAACAACGCGTCGGCGCTCATCAACATGATGCGCAATCTTGGCGGCAGTTTCGGTGTGTCGCTGGTGACAACGCAGCTCGCGTGGCGGGACCAGTTCCACCATGCGCGGCTCGCCGAACACATCACGCCATACAACGGCTTTGTCAATTCGCTCGGATCGATTGCCAGCAGGGTCGAGCAGCAGGCGTCTGTCTTGAGTTACCTCGATGTGTTCATCACGCTGGGCGTCATTTCGCTCGTGCTGTGTCCCATCTGTTTGTTGTTGCCGAAGCTGCCGAAGGGGGCACAGGTCAATGCGCATTGA
- a CDS encoding efflux transporter outer membrane subunit, translating into MRIDYRWIPFVVFLSACTMGPNFEHPALQTPQWSPPAKTDDTSSVAVPEPIDPLWWNSFGDPLLTELVKRAIDSNLDIKVAAARVAESRAQLGQAKADEFPTLNGNASYTRELQSADGVIGLLGGSGSPSATDTNGLGGRQGGVPTQSTGSALPPFNLFQYGFDASWEVDLWGRVRRTAENASATADAQNEARHDAIVSTAAEVARDYLNLRGTQEKLRITRENLAFAQRTVELTNERAKHGLATDLDVANAQSQAETNAADIPQQEQQEAKLINAIGVLLGEYPQALAAQLTPASAVPMAPPRVPIGLSSELARRRPDIREADAQLHAATASIGAAKADFFPKITLSGSVAIQATQFTNMGSWGARSYSAGPSLSIPIFEGGRLRATLALREAQQQEAAITYRKTVLSAFQEVDDALTGFASEQRRRDRLDASVQASKRALDIANKRYVRGLSNYLDVLTAQKALLTSEQQWVDSTATVSTNLVSLYKALGGGWDVEGAEYAGGGVVGTAGRE; encoded by the coding sequence ATGCGCATTGATTATCGATGGATTCCGTTTGTCGTCTTCCTGTCCGCCTGCACGATGGGTCCCAACTTCGAGCATCCCGCGCTGCAGACGCCGCAATGGTCCCCGCCGGCCAAAACTGACGACACGAGCTCGGTTGCGGTACCTGAGCCGATCGATCCGCTGTGGTGGAACAGCTTCGGCGATCCGCTTTTGACAGAGCTGGTCAAGCGCGCTATAGACAGTAACCTGGATATCAAGGTCGCGGCGGCACGGGTCGCCGAATCGCGTGCGCAACTTGGGCAGGCGAAAGCGGATGAGTTCCCTACGCTCAATGGCAACGCGTCATACACACGCGAACTTCAGAGCGCCGATGGCGTCATCGGTTTGCTCGGGGGCAGCGGGTCACCATCGGCCACTGATACAAACGGGCTCGGTGGACGGCAGGGCGGTGTGCCGACGCAATCGACGGGAAGCGCACTGCCGCCGTTCAACCTGTTCCAGTATGGCTTCGATGCATCGTGGGAAGTCGACTTATGGGGCCGCGTCCGGCGCACTGCAGAAAACGCGAGCGCCACCGCCGATGCTCAAAACGAAGCGCGGCATGACGCGATCGTCTCGACTGCTGCCGAAGTTGCCCGCGATTATCTGAACCTGCGCGGAACGCAAGAGAAGCTGCGGATCACGCGCGAGAATCTGGCGTTCGCGCAGCGCACTGTGGAACTCACGAACGAGCGCGCGAAGCACGGACTCGCCACGGATCTGGATGTTGCCAATGCTCAGAGCCAGGCCGAAACGAACGCCGCCGATATCCCGCAGCAAGAGCAGCAGGAAGCGAAGCTCATCAACGCAATTGGGGTGTTGCTCGGCGAATATCCGCAAGCGCTTGCGGCGCAGTTGACGCCCGCTTCGGCCGTGCCGATGGCGCCGCCGCGCGTGCCGATCGGGCTTTCATCGGAACTGGCGCGGCGCAGGCCGGATATCCGCGAGGCGGATGCGCAGCTTCATGCGGCAACGGCGAGTATCGGCGCGGCGAAGGCGGACTTTTTCCCGAAGATCACGCTGTCGGGGAGCGTCGCCATCCAGGCCACGCAGTTCACGAATATGGGTAGCTGGGGGGCGCGCAGCTATAGCGCGGGGCCAAGCCTTTCGATTCCGATCTTCGAGGGCGGACGGTTGCGTGCGACGCTCGCGTTGAGGGAAGCGCAGCAGCAGGAGGCGGCGATTACGTATCGGAAGACGGTGCTGTCGGCGTTTCAGGAAGTCGATGACGCGCTCACAGGCTTTGCCTCCGAACAGCGTCGCCGGGACCGGCTGGATGCAAGTGTGCAGGCGTCGAAGCGAGCGCTGGATATTGCAAACAAGCGCTATGTCAGGGGGCTGTCGAACTACCTCGATGTGTTGACGGCGCAGAAGGCGTTGCTGACAAGCGAGCAGCAATGGGTCGACAGTACGGCGACTGTTTCTACGAATCTTGTTTCGCTTTATAAGGCGCTGGGCGGCGGGTGGGATGTTGAAGGTGCGGAGTATGCGGGAGGAGGGGTGGTGGGTACGGCTGGGCGGGAATGA
- a CDS encoding FUSC family protein: protein MNDSPQRSPDQGDKSRRAPPQVPALGRWLDHVDPGTHRRIKGLRLVTAYGIAAGLGALQDIAHHVPGSIPLSYLAGSFALWASVSEGKCTRAESARDLALLSLSAGLGALLFVFLSEALRSTGRAGPEMVLVTGAFLVGYLKRFGVLGAGIGSQIYIGELLAYGARLTTDDVVAIAIATLIAALASVVPRMLSGPAERPVTLAVLAADTQVVPGRYSPELCMGFQAAIGASVIVVLNGLVGLEESAWAITACTYVVAGSATGTVDRVRRRIIGTLIGVPLGLACLPIAEHAPLVVWAAAAIAMVIYAMALPERYDIACAAFAFTLIVTLAVSGVHSYALLTARAWETLLGGALGIVTAMVVFPIHTPRSGT from the coding sequence ATGAACGACAGCCCGCAGCGCTCTCCGGATCAAGGCGATAAGTCACGACGTGCCCCGCCTCAGGTCCCAGCACTCGGACGCTGGCTGGACCACGTCGATCCCGGCACGCACCGACGCATCAAAGGGCTTCGGCTCGTCACGGCGTACGGCATCGCGGCTGGATTGGGAGCGTTGCAGGATATTGCTCATCACGTGCCGGGCAGCATCCCACTCAGCTACCTCGCTGGAAGCTTCGCACTGTGGGCAAGCGTGTCCGAGGGAAAATGTACACGAGCCGAGTCCGCTCGCGATCTCGCGTTACTGAGCCTTTCTGCGGGCTTAGGTGCGCTTCTGTTCGTATTCCTGTCCGAGGCGCTGCGCTCGACCGGCCGAGCGGGTCCGGAAATGGTTTTAGTGACAGGCGCGTTCCTTGTCGGCTATCTCAAACGATTTGGCGTGCTAGGCGCAGGCATCGGGTCCCAGATTTATATTGGCGAGTTACTCGCTTACGGCGCTCGTTTGACAACGGACGACGTAGTGGCGATCGCGATCGCCACACTGATCGCTGCGCTGGCGTCGGTCGTGCCGCGGATGCTCAGCGGGCCGGCTGAGCGGCCTGTCACGCTGGCCGTGCTAGCCGCCGACACGCAAGTCGTTCCGGGCAGATACTCGCCCGAGTTATGCATGGGATTCCAGGCTGCCATCGGCGCGTCGGTCATCGTCGTTCTGAACGGTCTGGTCGGGCTTGAGGAGTCCGCCTGGGCGATCACCGCGTGCACCTACGTCGTCGCCGGTTCGGCAACCGGCACGGTAGACCGGGTGCGTCGCCGGATAATCGGCACGCTGATTGGCGTTCCGCTCGGGCTCGCCTGTTTGCCGATCGCCGAACACGCGCCGCTCGTGGTCTGGGCTGCGGCCGCAATCGCAATGGTCATCTATGCGATGGCGTTACCAGAGCGCTACGACATTGCCTGTGCGGCGTTCGCCTTTACGTTGATCGTGACGCTCGCGGTAAGCGGTGTACATTCATACGCGCTCCTTACTGCACGGGCCTGGGAGACGCTGCTCGGGGGCGCGCTTGGCATCGTCACCGCGATGGTCGTCTTCCCGATACACACGCCTAGGTCCGGGACATAA
- a CDS encoding helix-turn-helix transcriptional regulator — protein sequence MPESALSDVINLIYAAATGDGAAWDDVAPRLCMLFGAQRVSLVLPEVPGRIHPVLGGGDELAVSYAAYYHRIDPYRQSAEQHFRDTRLPRINVVVDEEIVPYSTLNKSEYFADYARPAGFRYLLGGLSGAESFAPIGFSRDARSGPFSDADKRRLLTLLPHLQRALQLEKRLAIADRTHLGSGALDALAIAVVLVDRSMRILHANAAASRLMDGGRCGLSMLGSGPHPGVGDIRLLARHPEDQSTLVKLVADATAGGSGGAFRLRTTRDEPAQNAQLAVLVSPAVSHLFARPADRYGVTPGAAMLVVRQLNQAWLPPPSLMSELYGLTKAEAEVALRFSGGATAEDVARHRQVSLDTVRTQVKTILRKTNAASLRDLERIIAISSAMLPAAS from the coding sequence GTGCCCGAGTCCGCTCTGTCTGATGTCATTAATTTGATCTATGCCGCAGCGACCGGCGACGGGGCGGCATGGGACGATGTCGCCCCACGCCTGTGCATGCTCTTTGGCGCACAGCGCGTCAGTCTGGTGCTGCCGGAGGTACCAGGCAGGATTCACCCGGTTCTGGGCGGCGGCGACGAACTCGCCGTCTCGTACGCCGCGTACTACCACCGGATCGATCCGTATCGCCAGTCGGCCGAACAACACTTTCGCGACACCAGATTGCCTCGTATCAATGTGGTGGTGGACGAAGAAATCGTCCCGTACAGCACGCTGAACAAGTCCGAGTACTTCGCCGATTACGCGCGACCAGCCGGATTTCGTTATCTGCTGGGAGGCTTGTCGGGCGCGGAGTCGTTCGCTCCCATAGGCTTTTCGCGCGATGCGAGGAGCGGACCTTTCAGCGACGCCGACAAGCGCCGCTTGCTGACACTATTGCCCCATCTGCAGCGCGCGCTTCAACTGGAAAAGCGGCTCGCGATCGCTGACCGGACGCACCTCGGTTCCGGCGCGCTGGATGCACTCGCGATCGCTGTCGTGCTCGTGGACCGTTCTATGCGAATCCTGCATGCGAACGCCGCAGCGAGCAGATTGATGGACGGCGGTCGATGCGGCCTCTCGATGCTCGGATCGGGACCACACCCTGGCGTGGGCGACATCCGTCTGCTTGCGCGCCACCCGGAGGATCAATCGACGCTGGTCAAACTCGTCGCCGACGCGACCGCTGGCGGCTCGGGCGGGGCATTCAGATTGCGGACCACGCGCGACGAGCCGGCCCAAAACGCGCAGTTGGCGGTGCTCGTGTCTCCTGCCGTAAGTCATTTGTTTGCCCGTCCGGCTGACCGCTACGGCGTCACTCCCGGCGCGGCAATGCTGGTCGTTCGGCAGTTGAATCAAGCGTGGTTACCCCCGCCGAGCCTCATGAGCGAACTTTACGGCCTGACCAAAGCGGAAGCGGAAGTCGCCTTGCGCTTTAGCGGCGGCGCGACCGCCGAAGACGTGGCGCGGCACAGACAAGTCTCCCTGGATACAGTCCGCACACAGGTAAAAACTATTCTGCGCAAGACGAATGCCGCGAGCCTGCGCGACCTTGAGCGGATCATCGCGATCAGCTCGGCCATGCTGCCTGCGGCGTCGTAA